From Actinoplanes oblitus, a single genomic window includes:
- the dxr gene encoding 1-deoxy-D-xylulose-5-phosphate reductoisomerase encodes MGGMRDLVLLGSTGSIGTQAIDIVRRHPESFRVVAIGAGGGNVALLAAQALELGVEVVGVAAASVVQDLQLAFYAEAQKRGWSSGDFKLPKIVAGPDAMTELARWPCDVVLNGVVGSLGLRPTLAALESGRILALANKESLVAGGPLVRRIAKEGQIVPVDSEHSALAQCLRGGRAAEVRRLVLTASGGAFRGRRREELTNVTPEDALKHPTWDMGPVVTINTATMVNKALEVIEAHELFAVPYDDIEVTVHPQSVIHSMVEFTDGSTLAQASPPDMRLPIALALAWPDRVPGAAAAVDWTMAHNWEFRPLDDEAFPAVELAKEAGRAGRCRPAIFNAANEECVAAFVAGRLPFLGIVDTLERVLAAAPDFAEPGTVDDVLAAEAWARAQAQRTIATVAEGA; translated from the coding sequence ATGGGCGGCATGCGAGACCTCGTCCTGCTCGGCTCGACCGGATCCATCGGCACCCAGGCCATCGACATCGTCCGTCGCCACCCGGAGAGCTTCCGGGTGGTGGCGATCGGCGCCGGTGGCGGCAACGTCGCGCTGCTCGCGGCCCAGGCGCTGGAACTCGGCGTCGAGGTGGTCGGGGTCGCGGCGGCCTCCGTCGTCCAGGATCTGCAGCTGGCCTTCTACGCCGAGGCGCAGAAGCGGGGCTGGTCCTCCGGCGACTTCAAGCTCCCCAAGATCGTGGCCGGTCCGGACGCGATGACCGAGCTGGCCAGGTGGCCGTGCGACGTGGTGCTCAACGGCGTGGTCGGCAGCCTCGGGCTGCGGCCCACCCTGGCCGCCCTGGAGTCCGGCCGGATCCTCGCCCTGGCCAACAAGGAGTCGCTGGTCGCCGGCGGGCCGCTGGTCCGGCGGATCGCCAAGGAGGGGCAGATCGTCCCGGTCGACTCGGAGCACTCCGCGCTGGCCCAGTGCCTGCGTGGCGGGCGGGCCGCCGAGGTGCGCCGGCTGGTGCTGACCGCCAGCGGCGGGGCGTTCCGCGGGCGCCGCCGCGAGGAGTTGACGAACGTCACGCCCGAGGACGCCCTCAAGCACCCGACCTGGGACATGGGCCCGGTCGTCACGATCAACACCGCGACGATGGTGAACAAGGCGCTCGAGGTGATCGAGGCGCACGAGCTGTTCGCGGTGCCGTACGACGACATCGAGGTGACCGTCCACCCGCAGTCGGTGATCCACTCGATGGTCGAGTTCACCGACGGCTCGACGCTGGCGCAGGCCAGCCCGCCGGACATGCGGCTGCCGATCGCGCTCGCGCTGGCCTGGCCGGACCGGGTGCCGGGGGCGGCCGCCGCGGTCGACTGGACGATGGCGCACAACTGGGAGTTCCGCCCGCTGGACGACGAGGCGTTCCCGGCGGTCGAGCTGGCCAAGGAGGCGGGCCGGGCCGGCCGCTGCCGCCCGGCGATCTTCAACGCGGCCAACGAGGAGTGTGTGGCCGCTTTCGTCGCCGGTCGGCTACCGTTTCTGGGCATCGTCGACACCCTCGAGCGCGTGCTCGCGGCGGCTCCCGATTTCGCGGAGCCGGGTACCGTCGATGACGTGCTGGCCGCGGAGGCCTGGGCGCGCGCCCAAGCGCAGCGGACGATCGCGACTGTGGCTGAAGGAGCCTGA
- the rlmN gene encoding 23S rRNA (adenine(2503)-C(2))-methyltransferase RlmN produces the protein MTILPVIPISPDQPDAVTTRRRPSMPPRHLADLDLAARKSAVTDLGEPAFRAKQLSTHYFGRLVRDAAAMTDLPAGTRDKLTSELLPTLLTPIREQACDDGATRKTLWRLHDGALVESVLMGYPDRVTACVSSQAGCGMACPFCATGQQGLTRNLSVAEIVDQVVYLAGVAASGAVTGSPPRLSRVVFMGMGEPLANYPRVIETVRRLTTPAPEGLGLSQRHITVSTVGLVPAMRRLIAEQLSVTLALSLHAPDDDLRDELVPVNQRWKVAEVLDAAFDYAAQTGRRVSIEYALIRDVNDQPWRADLLGRLLHGKLAHVNLIPLNPTPGSKWDASPKPVEREFVRRLREAGVSTTVRDTRGREIDGACGQLAAGELTQVGAGVAADAEVAQ, from the coding sequence ATGACGATTCTTCCGGTCATCCCGATCAGTCCCGACCAGCCCGACGCGGTAACCACCCGTCGCCGTCCCAGCATGCCGCCCCGCCACCTCGCCGACCTCGACCTCGCCGCGCGCAAGAGCGCCGTGACCGACCTCGGCGAGCCCGCCTTCCGGGCCAAGCAGCTCTCCACCCACTACTTCGGCCGGCTCGTGCGCGACGCCGCGGCGATGACCGACCTGCCGGCCGGCACCCGCGACAAGCTGACCTCCGAGCTGCTGCCCACGCTGCTGACCCCGATCCGCGAGCAGGCCTGCGACGACGGCGCCACCCGCAAGACGCTGTGGCGGCTGCACGACGGCGCCCTGGTCGAGAGCGTGCTGATGGGCTACCCCGACCGGGTGACCGCGTGCGTGTCCAGCCAGGCCGGCTGCGGCATGGCGTGTCCGTTCTGCGCGACCGGACAGCAGGGCCTGACCCGCAATCTGTCGGTCGCCGAGATCGTCGACCAGGTGGTCTATCTGGCCGGGGTGGCCGCCTCGGGCGCGGTCACCGGCTCGCCGCCGCGCCTGTCCCGGGTGGTCTTCATGGGGATGGGCGAGCCGCTGGCCAACTATCCCCGGGTGATCGAGACCGTCCGGCGCCTGACCACCCCCGCTCCGGAGGGCCTGGGTCTTTCACAACGGCACATCACGGTGTCCACGGTGGGTTTGGTGCCCGCAATGCGCCGGTTGATAGCCGAACAGCTCTCCGTGACTCTTGCGCTGTCACTGCATGCCCCCGATGATGATCTGCGCGATGAGCTTGTGCCCGTCAACCAGCGTTGGAAGGTGGCCGAGGTGCTCGATGCCGCGTTCGACTACGCGGCGCAGACCGGTCGCCGGGTCTCCATCGAATACGCCCTGATCCGGGACGTAAACGATCAGCCCTGGCGTGCCGACCTGCTTGGCCGCCTACTGCACGGCAAGCTGGCCCATGTGAATCTCATCCCGCTCAACCCCACCCCGGGCAGCAAGTGGGATGCCAGCCCGAAACCGGTCGAGCGCGAGTTCGTCCGGCGGCTGCGGGAGGCCGGAGTGTCGACCACGGTGCGCGACACCCGGGGCCGGGAGATCGACGGTGCCTGCGGGCAGCTGGCCGCGGGGGAGTTGACGCAGGTGGGCGCGGGCGTCGCAGCCGACGCGGAGGTGGCACAGTGA
- the frr gene encoding ribosome recycling factor has protein sequence MIEEILFEAEEKMDSAVEHAKEEFAAIRTGRATPAMFSKIVVDYYGAPTPVTQMASVGIPEPRMVIVKPYDNTQLGPIERAIRDSDLGVNPNNEGTQLRIHLPQMTEERRREMIKVARSKAEESRVAMRNVRRKAKEQIDKLVKDGETGEDEGRRAEKELDDVTHRYVAIVDELVKHKEAELLEV, from the coding sequence GTGATCGAGGAAATCCTTTTCGAGGCCGAAGAGAAGATGGACAGCGCGGTCGAGCACGCGAAGGAGGAGTTCGCGGCCATCCGGACCGGGCGGGCCACTCCGGCGATGTTCTCCAAGATTGTGGTGGACTACTACGGTGCGCCCACCCCGGTGACCCAGATGGCCTCGGTCGGCATCCCGGAGCCGCGCATGGTCATCGTCAAGCCGTACGACAACACCCAGCTCGGCCCGATCGAGCGCGCCATCCGTGACTCGGACCTCGGGGTCAACCCGAACAACGAGGGCACCCAGCTGCGCATCCACCTTCCGCAGATGACCGAGGAACGCCGCCGCGAGATGATCAAGGTGGCGCGCTCCAAGGCGGAGGAGAGCCGGGTCGCCATGCGCAACGTGCGCCGCAAGGCCAAGGAGCAGATCGACAAGCTGGTCAAGGACGGCGAGACCGGCGAGGATGAGGGCCGTCGGGCGGAGAAGGAGCTCGACGACGTCACCCACCGGTACGTCGCGATCGTCGACGAGCTGGTGAAGCACAAGGAAGCCGAGTTGCTCGAAGTCTGA
- a CDS encoding M50 family metallopeptidase yields the protein MAFWLGTAAFALTILISVSLHELGHMITGKCFGMKVTKYFVGFGPTLFSFTRGETEYGLKAIPLGGFCKIVGMTPQDDDVAPEDQPRAMWRFPVWKRTIVMSAGSITHFMLALAGAWVMAISVGLPNTDIPSTTEDQAKAPAFISVGDCLPMQSVLKTLDEAAQKAASEKCEPGVNGAVVPPAKQAGLQDQDLITKVGSTPVATYGDLTRAIRAARGETVFEFQRDGQTRTAKVNLITDERAPLDDPDGTPAPVSVAGLGWNTDQPYVLHYTPVTAVKGAGDFSWYMVENSFHAMARIPQKIPALWNSITGDERDPDTPISVIGASRLGGEAIEKGVPEIFWQIFISLNIFIGLFNLLPLLPLDGGHIAIAWFERARSWLYQRFRRPDPGRVDYYKLMPLTYAVILIGGAFTLLTATADIINPITIFK from the coding sequence ATGGCGTTCTGGCTTGGTACGGCGGCTTTCGCGCTGACCATCCTGATCTCGGTGAGCCTGCACGAGCTGGGTCACATGATCACTGGCAAGTGCTTCGGCATGAAGGTGACGAAGTACTTCGTCGGCTTCGGCCCGACACTCTTCTCGTTCACCAGAGGCGAGACGGAGTACGGCCTGAAGGCCATCCCGCTCGGCGGCTTCTGCAAGATCGTCGGGATGACGCCGCAGGACGACGACGTGGCGCCGGAGGACCAGCCCCGCGCCATGTGGCGGTTCCCGGTCTGGAAACGGACCATCGTGATGTCCGCCGGCTCGATCACCCACTTCATGCTGGCCCTGGCCGGCGCCTGGGTGATGGCCATCTCGGTCGGCCTGCCGAACACCGACATCCCGTCCACCACCGAGGACCAGGCGAAAGCCCCGGCGTTCATCTCGGTCGGCGACTGCCTGCCGATGCAGTCGGTGCTCAAGACGCTGGACGAGGCCGCGCAGAAGGCCGCGAGCGAGAAGTGCGAGCCGGGCGTCAACGGCGCCGTCGTGCCGCCCGCGAAACAGGCCGGTCTGCAGGACCAGGACCTGATCACCAAGGTCGGCAGCACGCCGGTCGCCACCTACGGTGACCTCACCCGGGCGATCCGGGCGGCGCGGGGCGAGACCGTCTTCGAGTTCCAGCGCGACGGTCAGACCCGGACCGCCAAGGTCAACCTGATCACCGACGAGCGGGCCCCGCTCGACGACCCGGACGGCACCCCGGCGCCGGTCTCGGTGGCCGGCCTCGGATGGAACACCGATCAGCCCTACGTGCTGCACTACACGCCGGTCACCGCCGTCAAGGGCGCCGGCGACTTCTCCTGGTACATGGTGGAGAACTCGTTCCACGCGATGGCCCGGATCCCGCAGAAGATCCCGGCCCTGTGGAACTCGATCACCGGCGACGAGCGCGACCCGGACACCCCGATCAGCGTGATCGGCGCGAGCCGGCTCGGCGGCGAGGCGATCGAGAAGGGCGTACCGGAGATCTTCTGGCAGATCTTCATCTCGCTGAACATCTTCATCGGTTTGTTCAACCTGCTGCCCCTGCTGCCGTTGGATGGGGGGCACATCGCGATCGCCTGGTTCGAGCGCGCCCGCTCCTGGCTCTACCAGCGGTTCCGTCGCCCCGACCCGGGGCGTGTCGACTACTACAAGCTGATGCCGCTCACCTACGCGGTCATCCTGATCGGCGGTGCGTTCACCCTGCTGACCGCGACCGCAGACATCATCAACCCGATTACGATCTTCAAGTGA
- a CDS encoding DivIVA domain-containing protein, with translation MTSQGQRFRRRALRRGYKVDEVDAFLDRVEATLAGEQVGPPVGAQEVHDVVFRVRFGGYDEWQVDLHLDRVERQLAEFEERGGRPVDPMRDSMRGGLSAERSGAIDRGSIERSGPPALPGGPGGPGGGMSRNGMAGAGMGGGPQFGGPQQPQQQFGNQGQQQFGGPGQQQFGGPPMSNPGMAQTERIPAPIRDDRMMPPQAPQMPQRQQMPQPDPYAGRYDEPTTYGGQPQQPPQPQLPQRNAPQGYDQGGYDEPTTFGGFEPGRHGRSDMTAEIRMPERDPYGAPQMPGPMQQPPAGMPGSPMGPPGGAYGQPQPPQQSHLGPPIGEPGGELYRVDQLRRTFQPRRFGSGYDPMQVDRLFEGILQAMTGRGPMPVNENDLDMLQFGLVPNGYFEAEVDAALREVKDILLRGGRR, from the coding sequence GTGACGAGTCAGGGACAGCGTTTCCGGCGGCGCGCACTGCGCCGGGGCTACAAGGTCGACGAGGTGGACGCCTTCCTGGACCGGGTCGAGGCGACCCTGGCCGGTGAGCAGGTGGGCCCGCCGGTCGGTGCGCAGGAAGTGCACGACGTCGTCTTCCGGGTGCGCTTCGGCGGCTATGACGAGTGGCAGGTCGACCTGCACCTCGACCGGGTCGAGCGGCAGCTCGCCGAGTTCGAGGAGCGCGGCGGCCGCCCGGTCGACCCGATGCGCGACTCGATGCGCGGTGGCCTGTCCGCGGAGCGGTCCGGTGCCATCGACCGTGGCTCGATCGAGCGATCCGGCCCGCCGGCCCTGCCGGGTGGCCCGGGCGGTCCCGGCGGCGGCATGTCGCGCAACGGGATGGCCGGCGCCGGTATGGGTGGCGGCCCGCAGTTCGGCGGCCCGCAGCAGCCCCAGCAGCAGTTCGGCAACCAGGGTCAGCAGCAGTTCGGTGGCCCCGGCCAGCAGCAGTTCGGCGGCCCGCCGATGAGCAACCCGGGCATGGCGCAGACCGAGCGGATCCCCGCCCCGATCCGCGACGACCGGATGATGCCGCCGCAGGCCCCGCAGATGCCGCAGCGTCAGCAGATGCCCCAGCCCGACCCGTACGCCGGCCGGTACGACGAGCCCACCACGTACGGCGGGCAGCCCCAGCAGCCACCGCAGCCGCAGCTCCCGCAGCGCAACGCCCCGCAGGGCTACGACCAGGGTGGCTACGACGAGCCCACCACGTTCGGCGGCTTCGAGCCGGGTCGGCACGGCCGGTCGGACATGACCGCCGAGATCCGGATGCCGGAGCGCGATCCCTACGGCGCCCCGCAGATGCCCGGCCCGATGCAGCAGCCGCCGGCCGGCATGCCCGGTTCGCCGATGGGACCGCCCGGCGGTGCCTACGGTCAGCCGCAGCCGCCCCAGCAGTCCCACCTGGGCCCGCCGATCGGCGAGCCCGGCGGTGAGCTGTACCGGGTGGACCAGTTGCGCCGCACGTTCCAGCCGCGCCGGTTCGGCAGTGGTTACGACCCGATGCAGGTGGACCGGCTCTTCGAGGGCATCCTGCAGGCGATGACCGGCCGCGGCCCGATGCCGGTGAACGAGAACGACCTCGACATGCTCCAGTTCGGCCTGGTGCCGAACGGGTACTTCGAGGCCGAGGTCGACGCGGCCCTGCGCGAGGTCAAGGACATCCTGCTGCGCGGCGGCCGCCGGTAA
- a CDS encoding DUF2631 domain-containing protein gives MSALEEHEDVYAPDQLKPTNRRRAQRGAIISAVVLLMFFWGNQEGNTEKVWLVVIAVLLIAAVIGDIVLRKAGLRPND, from the coding sequence GTGTCGGCGTTGGAAGAGCACGAGGACGTCTACGCTCCGGACCAGCTGAAGCCGACCAACCGCCGGCGGGCCCAGCGCGGCGCGATCATCTCGGCGGTGGTCCTGCTGATGTTCTTCTGGGGCAACCAGGAGGGCAACACCGAGAAGGTGTGGCTCGTCGTGATCGCGGTCCTGCTGATCGCCGCCGTGATCGGCGACATCGTCCTGCGTAAGGCCGGTCTGCGGCCGAACGACTGA
- a CDS encoding Rieske 2Fe-2S domain-containing protein, whose translation MRITGTGHASMRIDTAAGSILCDPWVNPAYFASWFPFPDNSQLDWETLGDVDYLYVSHLHRDHFDAEHLKRFISKKATVLLPEYPTSQLEDELRELGFTSFLRTKSDEVHELDGGLKVMIQALISPTDGPIGDSSLWVEHDGIRVLNQNDARPADLTRFNELGHVHAHMLQFSGAIWYPMVYELPDSAKTAFGKQKRDRQFDRTWRYIDDLKADHVFPIAGPPCFLDDSLWQFNDIHGDEGNIFPDQSVFLAEYAKVGGTNGIVLLPGSVTELSDGGATATTEHPVPIEEFFAGKTAHLEEMRRRKAPIIEAEKASWRHPEIDVLGELKKRIEPLLEESIYLANGVGGPVRFDLTDSFGPDGEVVESIVVDFPGKQVRPYADEKVRYRFKTGRALIEHLIHIDEGDWVNSLFLSCRFSAARIGQYNEFVYAFFKCLSEERLQYAEGWYDEHEKAVDAEDTQFGDWTVQRRCPHLKADLSRFGVLDGDVLTCQLHGWKFDLPTGRCLTGVGHKIRAHKTEN comes from the coding sequence GTGCGGATCACCGGCACCGGCCATGCGAGCATGCGGATCGACACGGCCGCGGGCAGCATTCTGTGCGATCCGTGGGTGAATCCGGCGTATTTCGCCTCGTGGTTCCCGTTCCCGGACAATTCGCAGCTGGACTGGGAGACCCTGGGCGACGTCGACTACCTGTACGTCTCGCACCTGCACCGGGACCACTTCGACGCCGAGCACCTCAAGCGTTTCATCAGCAAGAAGGCCACCGTCCTGCTGCCGGAGTACCCGACCAGCCAGCTTGAGGACGAGCTGCGTGAGCTCGGCTTCACCAGCTTCCTGCGGACGAAGTCGGACGAGGTGCACGAGCTCGACGGCGGCCTGAAGGTGATGATCCAGGCGCTGATCAGCCCGACCGACGGCCCGATCGGCGACTCGTCGCTCTGGGTGGAACACGACGGCATCCGGGTGCTGAACCAGAACGACGCCCGCCCGGCCGACCTGACCCGGTTCAACGAGCTGGGCCACGTGCACGCGCACATGCTGCAGTTCTCCGGCGCGATCTGGTACCCGATGGTCTACGAGCTGCCCGATTCCGCGAAGACCGCGTTCGGCAAGCAGAAGCGGGACCGGCAGTTCGACCGCACCTGGCGCTACATCGACGACCTGAAGGCCGACCACGTCTTCCCGATCGCCGGCCCGCCGTGCTTCCTCGACGACAGCCTCTGGCAGTTCAACGACATCCACGGTGACGAGGGCAACATCTTCCCCGACCAGTCGGTCTTCCTGGCGGAGTACGCCAAGGTCGGCGGCACCAACGGCATCGTCCTGCTGCCCGGCAGCGTGACCGAGCTATCCGACGGCGGCGCGACGGCGACGACCGAGCACCCGGTGCCGATCGAGGAGTTCTTCGCCGGCAAGACCGCCCACCTCGAGGAGATGCGGCGGCGCAAGGCCCCGATCATCGAGGCGGAGAAGGCGTCCTGGCGGCACCCGGAGATCGACGTGTTGGGTGAGCTGAAAAAGCGGATCGAGCCCCTGCTCGAAGAGTCGATCTATCTGGCGAACGGCGTCGGCGGCCCGGTCCGCTTCGACCTGACCGACTCGTTCGGCCCGGACGGCGAGGTCGTCGAGTCCATCGTGGTCGACTTCCCCGGCAAGCAGGTCCGCCCCTACGCCGACGAGAAGGTGCGGTACCGCTTCAAGACCGGCCGCGCCCTGATCGAGCACCTGATCCACATCGACGAGGGCGACTGGGTCAACTCGCTCTTCCTCTCCTGCCGCTTCTCCGCGGCCCGGATCGGGCAGTACAACGAGTTCGTCTACGCCTTCTTCAAGTGCCTCTCCGAGGAGCGCCTGCAGTACGCGGAGGGCTGGTACGACGAGCACGAGAAGGCTGTCGACGCCGAGGACACCCAGTTCGGCGACTGGACCGTGCAGCGCCGCTGCCCGCACCTCAAGGCCGACCTGTCCCGCTTCGGCGTGCTCGACGGCGACGTCCTGACCTGCCAGCTGCACGGCTGGAAGTTCGACCTGCCCACCGGCCGCTGCCTCACCGGCGTCGGCCACAAGATCCGGGCACACAAGACCGAAAACTGA
- a CDS encoding phytoene desaturase family protein translates to MTPIPDRADVVIIGAGHNGLVSAILLARAGLDVVVLEAAGVLGGATRTERPFPKVPGLGQSTGSYLLGLMPPELLRTLDVDIPVLRRDPHYFLPTPGPAGSPYLLFGSDREATRQQLETFFSARDAAADEALAVEIGAIRADLAPAWLEAPAPVEEIADRHIRPQLQSTFLDLVRGSVADYLARFGFKSELLTSMYAVTDGLSGLTAGPDDPGTGHNFLVHNMCRLPGADGTWLIAEGGMGTVARVFADAARAAGARLYTGAEVTSVTLDGGAASGVVLADGRTVGARVVLGSCDPYRLMSLVPAGTLPADLTARMASVRRPGSTLKVNLALRDLPRFSCLPAGAPSPFGSTIHLLPGAGESPMAALRAMWAQVQAGELPATPTIEWYLHTTVDPSLRDAAGHHSSALFVQSVPFEPAGSSWEAELPGYVERLLAICDSYAPGTSDLVADVFPLTPPGIERHFGITGGHIHHVDNTVAFDQRMPYFTGVDGLYAGSAGTHPAGSVIGAAGHNVAVRILKDLAT, encoded by the coding sequence ATGACCCCCATTCCCGACCGCGCCGACGTGGTGATCATCGGAGCCGGTCACAACGGCCTGGTCTCCGCGATCCTGCTGGCCCGCGCCGGGCTCGACGTCGTCGTGCTCGAGGCGGCCGGCGTGCTCGGTGGCGCGACCCGCACCGAGCGCCCCTTCCCCAAGGTCCCCGGCCTCGGCCAGTCCACCGGTTCCTACCTGCTCGGCCTGATGCCGCCGGAGCTGCTGCGCACGCTCGACGTGGACATCCCGGTACTGCGCCGGGACCCGCACTACTTCCTGCCCACGCCGGGTCCGGCCGGCTCGCCGTACCTGTTGTTCGGCAGCGACCGCGAGGCCACCCGGCAGCAGTTGGAGACGTTCTTCTCGGCCCGGGACGCGGCGGCCGACGAGGCCCTGGCTGTGGAGATCGGCGCGATCCGGGCCGACCTGGCCCCGGCCTGGCTGGAGGCGCCCGCACCGGTCGAGGAGATCGCCGACCGGCACATCCGGCCGCAGCTGCAGAGCACGTTCCTCGACCTGGTGCGCGGCTCGGTGGCCGACTACCTGGCCCGGTTCGGCTTCAAGAGCGAGCTGCTGACCAGCATGTACGCGGTCACCGACGGCCTGTCCGGGCTGACCGCCGGCCCGGACGACCCGGGCACCGGGCACAACTTCCTGGTGCACAACATGTGCCGGCTGCCCGGCGCGGACGGCACCTGGCTGATCGCCGAGGGCGGGATGGGCACCGTCGCGCGCGTCTTCGCCGACGCGGCGCGGGCCGCCGGCGCCCGCCTGTACACCGGCGCCGAGGTGACCTCGGTGACGCTCGACGGCGGCGCGGCGAGCGGTGTGGTGCTGGCCGACGGGCGCACGGTCGGCGCCCGGGTGGTGCTCGGCAGCTGCGACCCGTACCGGCTGATGTCGCTGGTCCCGGCCGGCACGCTGCCCGCCGACCTGACCGCGCGGATGGCCTCGGTGCGGCGCCCGGGCAGCACCCTCAAGGTCAACCTCGCGCTGCGCGACCTGCCCCGGTTCAGCTGCCTGCCGGCCGGTGCGCCGTCCCCGTTCGGCTCGACGATCCACCTGCTGCCGGGTGCCGGCGAGTCGCCGATGGCCGCGCTGCGCGCGATGTGGGCCCAGGTGCAGGCCGGGGAGCTGCCCGCCACGCCGACCATCGAGTGGTACCTGCACACCACCGTCGACCCGTCGCTGCGGGACGCCGCCGGGCACCACTCCTCCGCGCTGTTCGTGCAGTCGGTGCCGTTCGAGCCGGCCGGCTCATCCTGGGAGGCCGAGCTGCCCGGTTACGTCGAGCGCCTGCTGGCGATCTGCGACAGCTACGCGCCGGGCACCTCCGACCTGGTCGCCGACGTGTTCCCGCTGACGCCGCCGGGCATCGAGCGGCACTTCGGCATCACCGGCGGCCACATCCACCACGTGGACAACACCGTCGCCTTCGACCAGCGGATGCCGTACTTCACCGGCGTCGACGGCCTCTACGCGGGCTCGGCCGGCACCCATCCGGCGGGCAGCGTGATCGGCGCCGCGGGACACAACGTCGCCGTCCGCATCCTCAAGGACCTGGCGACCTGA
- a CDS encoding phosphatidate cytidylyltransferase, with amino-acid sequence MSYLDPRAGQTPGYDTAATPAYQSPAWHADEQEPDKMTEESPGKRGPGKRRAGRGDNKGKSRAGRNLPAAIAVGLSLGLVVLASLLVWPPALLGVVVVAAGVGVWETARAVAVIGARPPLVPLIAGSALMTGLAWYEGTDALTVGLAVTIGAAALWRLADGVQALRRDFTAIALIAIYVPFLLSFAAMLVAPEDDGAWRVLATVVAVVLSDTGGYAAGVFLGKHPMAPKISPKKSWEGFAGSITASAIGSGALLYFLMDVPVYYGLLFGAVLSIVAVLGDLAESMLKRDLGIKDMSNLLPGHGGLMDRLDSILFAVPTAYLLFAIIAPN; translated from the coding sequence ATGTCCTACCTCGATCCGCGTGCCGGTCAGACCCCCGGCTACGACACCGCAGCCACACCGGCGTACCAGAGTCCCGCCTGGCACGCGGACGAGCAGGAACCCGACAAGATGACCGAGGAATCGCCGGGCAAGCGTGGTCCCGGGAAGCGCCGCGCCGGCCGCGGCGACAACAAGGGCAAGAGCCGCGCCGGGCGTAACCTGCCCGCCGCCATCGCGGTCGGCCTCAGCCTCGGCCTGGTGGTGCTGGCCTCGCTGCTGGTCTGGCCACCGGCCCTGCTCGGCGTGGTGGTGGTCGCCGCCGGGGTCGGCGTCTGGGAGACCGCCCGCGCGGTAGCGGTGATCGGCGCCCGGCCACCGCTGGTCCCGCTGATCGCCGGCAGCGCGCTGATGACCGGCCTGGCCTGGTACGAGGGCACCGACGCGCTCACCGTCGGCCTGGCCGTGACGATCGGCGCCGCGGCCCTGTGGCGCCTCGCCGACGGGGTCCAGGCGCTGCGCCGCGACTTCACCGCGATCGCCCTGATCGCCATCTACGTGCCGTTCCTGCTGAGCTTCGCCGCGATGCTGGTGGCCCCCGAGGACGACGGCGCCTGGCGGGTGCTGGCCACCGTGGTCGCCGTGGTGCTCTCCGACACCGGTGGTTACGCGGCCGGCGTCTTCCTGGGCAAGCACCCGATGGCCCCGAAGATCAGCCCGAAGAAGTCCTGGGAGGGCTTCGCCGGCTCGATCACCGCGTCCGCCATCGGCAGCGGCGCCCTGCTGTACTTCCTGATGGACGTGCCGGTCTACTACGGCCTGCTGTTCGGCGCGGTGCTCTCGATCGTCGCGGTCCTGGGTGACCTGGCCGAGTCGATGCTCAAGCGCGACCTCGGCATCAAGGACATGAGCAACCTGCTGCCCGGCCATGGCGGACTGATGGATCGGCTGGACTCCATCCTCTTCGCGGTCCCCACCGCCTACCTGCTTTTCGCGATCATCGCGCCGAACTAG
- a CDS encoding YhjD/YihY/BrkB family envelope integrity protein translates to MRIRVPSFRLLRGRDLALHAAAMTFYSGIAVVPIALLGIWLTGLIAGADRVRRLTGRTIAALPDEIGAPRALAALIDAGLHLTPLLALASLLPATLYGEGLRRAFVSIYKTSGESLVGWRGRVLWLPPLAATPALLLALFLALPTTSSLWIRGGWWSVLGVVLSFLATWLLLTPVVIWVFRYVAPGRPPWLPTVLIGSFTAANLAGFLHGFVLFCALPLDLGAPFGGFDAIGGTIAVGLWLYLFHTIILVGFAATHAVKPRLSGESSRAVDTKARYRRSA, encoded by the coding sequence GTGCGAATCAGGGTGCCGTCGTTCCGGCTGCTGCGTGGGCGTGATCTGGCGCTGCACGCCGCCGCGATGACCTTCTACAGCGGGATCGCGGTGGTGCCCATCGCGCTGCTGGGCATCTGGCTGACCGGGCTGATCGCCGGCGCCGACCGGGTGCGGAGGCTGACCGGCCGGACCATCGCGGCCCTGCCGGACGAGATCGGCGCGCCGCGGGCCCTGGCCGCGCTGATCGACGCCGGGCTGCATCTCACCCCGCTGCTGGCGCTGGCCAGTCTGCTCCCGGCCACGCTCTACGGCGAGGGGCTGCGCCGGGCGTTCGTCTCGATCTACAAGACGAGCGGCGAGTCGCTGGTCGGCTGGCGTGGCCGGGTGCTCTGGCTGCCACCGCTGGCCGCCACCCCGGCCCTGCTGCTCGCGCTCTTCCTGGCGCTGCCGACGACCAGCTCGCTGTGGATCCGGGGCGGGTGGTGGTCGGTGCTCGGGGTGGTGCTCTCCTTCCTCGCCACCTGGCTGCTGCTCACCCCGGTGGTGATCTGGGTGTTCCGGTACGTCGCGCCGGGCCGGCCGCCGTGGCTGCCCACGGTGCTGATCGGCTCGTTCACCGCCGCCAATCTGGCCGGCTTCCTGCACGGTTTCGTGCTGTTCTGCGCCCTGCCGCTGGACCTGGGCGCGCCGTTCGGTGGATTCGACGCGATCGGTGGGACGATCGCCGTCGGCCTGTGGCTCTACCTGTTCCATACGATCATCCTTGTCGGATTCGCTGCCACACACGCCGTCAAGCCACGGTTATCGGGCGAATCGTCTAGGGCGGTGGACACCAAGGCGAGGTACCGTCGCTCGGCATGA